One segment of Bradyrhizobium sp. WD16 DNA contains the following:
- a CDS encoding PDZ domain-containing protein yields the protein MISGAGAPKRLRRRGDILLSLDGVAIGGSDDLARLLNRDRIGRRLPATVLRKGEVLQLKVTAADAGERRS from the coding sequence GTGATCTCCGGCGCCGGCGCCCCGAAAAGGCTGAGGCGCCGCGGCGACATCCTGCTCAGCCTCGACGGCGTCGCCATCGGCGGCAGCGACGACCTGGCGCGGCTGCTCAACCGCGACCGCATCGGCCGACGTCTGCCCGCGACCGTGCTGCGCAAGGGCGAAGTGCTGCAGCTTAAGGTGACGGCGGCGGATGCCGGCGAGCGACGCAGCTGA
- the dut gene encoding dUTP diphosphatase: MRPVTVEILQLPHGRDLPLPAYQTAHAAGLDLLAAVADDAPVTLAPGARLLVPTGLAIALPPGFEAQIRPRSGLAAKHGITVLNAPGTIDADYRGEVAVLLINHGDAPFTIRRGERIAQMVIAEAARAQLTAVITLSETARGSGGFGSTGV, translated from the coding sequence ATGCGCCCCGTCACCGTCGAAATCCTACAGCTTCCCCACGGCCGCGACCTGCCTCTGCCCGCCTACCAGACCGCTCACGCGGCCGGCCTCGATCTGCTTGCGGCCGTCGCCGACGACGCGCCGGTGACGCTCGCCCCCGGTGCGCGCCTGCTGGTGCCCACCGGCCTCGCGATCGCGCTGCCGCCGGGATTCGAAGCGCAGATCCGGCCGCGCTCCGGCCTTGCCGCCAAGCACGGCATCACGGTGCTCAACGCACCCGGCACCATCGATGCGGATTATCGCGGCGAGGTCGCCGTGCTGCTGATCAACCACGGCGACGCTCCCTTCACCATCCGTCGCGGCGAACGCATCGCGCAGATGGTGATCGCCGAGGCGGCTCGGGCGCAACTGACCGCGGTGATCACGCTTTCGGAAACCGCGCGCGGCAGCGGCGGTTTCGGCTCGACCGGCGTGTGA
- the coaBC gene encoding bifunctional phosphopantothenoylcysteine decarboxylase/phosphopantothenate--cysteine ligase CoaBC, translating into MASLTIRKLDEAIKAELRLRAARNGRSVEDEVRMILRAAAAEADAGAPPAAAPAADQAPSPTAGSGRGRITLIIGGGIAAYKSLDLIRRLKERGLQVRCVLTRAAQQFITPLSVSAIAHEPCYTDLFDPRSEFDVGHIRLARDCELIVVAPATADLMAKIANGHADDLASAILLAANRPILLAPAMNPQMWNNPATRRNAAQLQRDGIRLIGPMSGEMAEAGEAGVGRMAEPLQIAAAALLLLRPAVPMPLAGRHVLVTAGPTHEPIDPVRYIANRSSGKQGFAIAAAAAAAGARVTLVSGPVGLPDPAGVTVQRVETARDMLAAVEGTLPADVAIFAAAVADWRVANAGEQKIKKTKGGLPALSFAENPDILATIAHRNNGRPGLVIGFAAETEHLIDHARAKLARKGCDWLVANDVSPQTGIMGGDRNTIHLLKHEGADPAAWPIESWPAMSKEEVASQLVARIAAALAPSN; encoded by the coding sequence ATGGCCAGCCTGACCATCCGCAAGCTCGACGAGGCCATCAAGGCCGAGCTGCGCCTGCGGGCCGCGCGCAACGGCCGCTCGGTCGAGGACGAGGTCCGGATGATCCTGCGCGCCGCCGCGGCCGAGGCGGATGCCGGCGCCCCCCCTGCGGCGGCACCGGCCGCCGATCAGGCGCCCTCGCCGACGGCGGGGAGCGGCCGCGGACGGATCACGCTGATCATCGGCGGCGGCATCGCCGCCTACAAATCCCTTGATCTGATCCGGCGCCTGAAGGAGCGCGGCCTTCAAGTCCGCTGCGTGCTGACCCGCGCCGCGCAGCAATTCATCACGCCGCTGAGCGTCAGCGCCATCGCCCACGAGCCCTGCTACACTGACCTGTTCGATCCCCGCAGCGAGTTCGACGTCGGCCACATTCGCCTGGCCCGCGACTGCGAGCTCATCGTGGTGGCTCCGGCCACCGCCGACCTGATGGCCAAGATCGCCAATGGCCACGCCGACGATCTCGCCAGCGCCATCCTGCTCGCTGCCAATCGCCCGATCCTGCTGGCGCCGGCGATGAATCCGCAGATGTGGAACAATCCTGCGACGCGGCGCAACGCCGCACAGTTGCAGCGCGACGGCATCCGCCTGATCGGTCCCATGAGCGGGGAGATGGCCGAGGCCGGTGAAGCCGGGGTCGGGCGCATGGCCGAACCGCTGCAGATCGCCGCGGCTGCACTTCTGCTGCTGCGCCCCGCCGTGCCGATGCCGCTCGCCGGACGGCATGTGCTGGTGACGGCGGGGCCGACCCACGAACCGATCGATCCGGTGCGCTATATCGCCAACCGCTCGTCAGGCAAGCAGGGTTTCGCCATCGCCGCGGCGGCGGCGGCAGCCGGCGCACGCGTCACGCTAGTGTCGGGCCCGGTCGGCCTGCCCGATCCGGCCGGCGTCACGGTGCAGCGGGTGGAGACTGCGCGCGACATGCTGGCGGCGGTGGAAGGCACCCTGCCGGCCGATGTCGCGATCTTCGCCGCCGCGGTCGCCGACTGGCGCGTCGCCAATGCCGGCGAGCAGAAGATCAAGAAGACGAAGGGCGGACTGCCGGCGCTGAGCTTCGCCGAAAATCCCGACATCCTCGCCACCATCGCCCACCGCAACAATGGACGCCCGGGACTGGTCATCGGCTTTGCCGCCGAGACCGAACACCTGATCGATCACGCCCGCGCCAAGCTCGCGCGCAAGGGCTGCGACTGGCTGGTGGCCAACGACGTCTCGCCGCAGACCGGCATCATGGGCGGCGACCGCAACACCATTCACCTGTTGAAACACGAGGGCGCCGATCCCGCCGCCTGGCCGATCGAATCCTGGCCTGCCATGTCCAAGGAGGAGGTCGCCTCCCAGCTCGTCGCGCGGATTGCCGCAGCTCTCGCCCCCAGCAACTGA
- the ubiB gene encoding 2-polyprenylphenol 6-hydroxylase, with amino-acid sequence MISSIPHVLRLTRAAFVVAREGTFAVVDPKPLPAPLRLLLRLARIIERRDARSGPRLARALTRLGPTYVKLGQVLATRPDVVGVAMARDLERLQDRLPPFSQKEAEAVVTASLERPLAQAFLHFGPAVAAASIAQVHRAEVLRDGLPQEVAVKVLRPHIAERFRRDLSALMFAARTAESLSAEARRLRSIEIVETLSRSVAMEMDLRLEAAALSEMAENTRDDADFRVPHVDWDRTSHHVLTMEWIEGIPLSDRARLEVAGVDLPDLGRKIIQSFLQQALRDGLFHADMHPGNLFVDASGRLVAVDFGIMGRLGLKERRFLAEILLGFITRDYRRVAEVHFEAGYVPAHHSIENFAQAIRAIGEPIHNRRADEISMARLLTLLLEVTALFDMRTRPELILLQKTMVVVEGVARSYDPRLDMWKTAEPVVRAWIERNLGPVGRIEGAVAGAGQLGRVAAGLPAIAARTVSTLEQLDAITRNGLVLAPETVQAIGRAEARQNRWQTLALWVIAVAFLAILWKLS; translated from the coding sequence GTGATCTCCTCGATACCCCATGTCTTGCGGCTGACCCGCGCCGCCTTCGTGGTCGCACGCGAGGGCACCTTTGCCGTGGTCGACCCCAAGCCGCTGCCGGCGCCGTTGCGGCTGCTGCTTCGGCTTGCGCGCATCATCGAACGGAGGGACGCCAGGTCCGGCCCGCGGCTCGCCCGCGCCCTCACCCGGCTCGGCCCGACTTACGTCAAGCTCGGCCAGGTGCTGGCGACGCGACCCGACGTCGTCGGCGTCGCCATGGCGCGCGACCTCGAGCGCCTGCAGGACCGGCTGCCGCCCTTCTCGCAGAAAGAAGCCGAGGCCGTGGTGACGGCGTCGCTCGAACGGCCGCTGGCGCAGGCATTCCTGCACTTCGGGCCGGCGGTGGCCGCCGCCTCGATCGCCCAGGTGCACCGCGCCGAGGTGCTGCGTGACGGCCTGCCCCAGGAGGTCGCGGTCAAGGTCCTGCGGCCACACATCGCCGAACGCTTTCGGCGCGATCTCAGTGCGCTGATGTTCGCCGCCCGTACCGCCGAATCGCTGTCGGCGGAGGCGCGACGGCTGCGCAGCATCGAAATCGTCGAGACGCTGTCGCGCTCGGTCGCCATGGAAATGGACCTGCGGCTCGAGGCCGCCGCGCTGTCGGAGATGGCGGAGAACACCCGCGACGACGCCGACTTCCGTGTGCCCCACGTCGACTGGGACCGCACCAGCCATCATGTCCTCACCATGGAATGGATCGAGGGCATTCCGCTCAGCGACCGAGCACGACTCGAAGTCGCCGGCGTCGATCTGCCCGATCTCGGCCGCAAGATCATCCAGAGCTTCCTGCAGCAGGCGCTGCGCGACGGCCTGTTTCACGCCGACATGCACCCCGGCAACCTGTTCGTCGACGCCAGCGGGCGGCTGGTGGCGGTCGACTTCGGCATCATGGGCCGGCTCGGCCTGAAGGAACGGCGCTTTCTCGCCGAAATCCTGCTCGGCTTCATCACGCGGGATTATCGCCGCGTCGCCGAAGTGCATTTCGAGGCCGGCTACGTGCCGGCGCACCACTCGATCGAGAATTTCGCCCAGGCAATCCGTGCCATCGGCGAGCCGATCCACAATCGCCGCGCCGACGAGATCTCCATGGCGCGCCTGCTGACGCTGCTCCTCGAGGTAACCGCTCTGTTCGACATGCGGACGCGGCCCGAATTGATCCTGCTGCAGAAGACCATGGTGGTGGTCGAAGGCGTCGCCCGCAGTTACGACCCGCGGCTCGACATGTGGAAGACCGCCGAACCGGTGGTGCGGGCCTGGATCGAGCGCAATCTCGGCCCGGTGGGACGGATCGAGGGCGCGGTGGCCGGCGCCGGTCAGCTCGGCCGGGTGGCCGCGGGGCTGCCGGCGATCGCCGCGCGGACGGTGTCGACGCTGGAACAGCTCGATGCCATCACCCGCAACGGCCTGGTTCTGGCACCCGAAACGGTTCAGGCGATCGGCCGGGCCGAAGCCCGGCAGAACCGCTGGCAGACCTTGGCCCTGTGGGTCATCGCCGTCGCCTTCCTGGCCATCCTCTGGAAGCTGAGCTGA
- the ubiE gene encoding bifunctional demethylmenaquinone methyltransferase/2-methoxy-6-polyprenyl-1,4-benzoquinol methylase UbiE — MDQQDATTHFGYRDVPLGDKQTLVNDVFHSVASRYDLMNDLMSGGLHRLWKDATVTALDPPRSDAPFALLDVAGGTGDISFRAARTAGAGFHATVCDINGDMLEVGRNRALALGLDDRVDFIEGNAEDLPFADRKFDAYTIAFGIRNVPRVDQALKEAYRVLRPGSRFLCLEFSSVDMPGLDRIYDFYSFKVIPTLGRTVTGDAESYRYLVESIRRFPKPAAFAEMIAAAGFSRVSHRAMSGGIVALHSGWRL; from the coding sequence ATGGATCAGCAGGACGCAACCACCCATTTCGGCTACCGCGACGTGCCGCTCGGCGACAAGCAGACGCTGGTCAACGACGTGTTCCACAGCGTCGCCTCGCGCTATGACCTGATGAACGACCTGATGTCGGGCGGGCTGCACCGGCTGTGGAAGGACGCCACGGTCACGGCGCTCGACCCGCCGCGCAGCGATGCGCCTTTCGCCCTGCTCGACGTCGCCGGCGGCACCGGCGACATCTCGTTTCGAGCCGCGCGCACCGCCGGTGCCGGCTTTCATGCCACCGTCTGCGACATCAACGGCGACATGCTGGAGGTGGGGCGTAACCGCGCGCTCGCCCTCGGCCTCGACGACCGCGTCGACTTCATCGAAGGCAATGCCGAAGACCTGCCGTTCGCCGACCGCAAATTCGACGCCTATACGATCGCCTTCGGCATCCGCAACGTGCCGCGCGTCGACCAGGCGCTCAAGGAGGCCTATCGCGTGCTGCGACCGGGCTCGCGCTTCCTCTGCCTGGAATTCTCGTCCGTCGACATGCCCGGCCTCGATCGCATCTACGACTTCTATTCCTTCAAGGTGATTCCGACGCTTGGCCGCACCGTCACCGGCGACGCCGAGTCGTATCGCTATCTCGTCGAATCGATTCGCCGCTTTCCCAAGCCCGCCGCCTTCGCCGAAATGATCGCCGCGGCCGGCTTCTCGCGCGTCAGCCATCGCGCCATGTCGGGCGGTATCGTCGCGCTGCATTCGGGCTGGCGTTTGTGA